From a single Kitasatospora sp. NBC_00458 genomic region:
- a CDS encoding type II toxin-antitoxin system RelE family toxin, with product MKYALRFTTHAQRRLRAIGQLEALKILTALTELGDDPYADGPSVKRLSGYDGLYRLRVGDYRVVYEVQDDVMVILVVHVGNRRDVYRRL from the coding sequence GTGAAGTACGCACTTCGGTTCACCACCCATGCCCAGCGCCGGCTGCGGGCGATCGGCCAGCTCGAAGCCCTGAAGATCCTGACGGCGCTCACGGAGCTCGGCGACGACCCGTACGCCGACGGCCCGAGCGTGAAGAGGCTGAGCGGGTACGACGGGCTCTACCGCCTGAGGGTCGGTGACTACCGGGTGGTCTATGAAGTCCAGGACGACGTCATGGTCATCCTCGTGGTCCACGTCGGCAACCGCAGGGACGTGTACCGCAGGCTCTGA
- a CDS encoding cysteine dioxygenase, with amino-acid sequence MRMIRIRKRNRDRNKHSLRSHPAAHPATPVRPVHTWTDGLSDVSIAGDPLAFPHLARTDLPSHPTTVAGYAQLVREIAADRSRWEPLVRYDALTRWYARLETGPGYEVWLLSWLPGQSSGFHDHGESNGVMTVVRGELVERSLTHAGEGARTLRPGGQRVFSSGYLHEVVNGALEPAVSIHLYTPGLTEMNQYGGAAVPEQHPEQHPQEQAEAH; translated from the coding sequence GTGCGAATGATCCGCATCCGCAAGCGGAACCGCGACCGCAACAAGCACTCCCTCCGCAGCCACCCGGCCGCCCATCCGGCTACCCCGGTCCGCCCCGTCCACACCTGGACCGACGGCCTCAGCGACGTCTCCATCGCCGGCGACCCGCTGGCCTTCCCGCACCTCGCCCGCACCGACCTGCCCAGCCACCCCACCACCGTCGCCGGCTACGCCCAGCTGGTCCGCGAGATCGCCGCCGACCGCTCCCGCTGGGAGCCCCTGGTCCGCTACGACGCGCTCACCCGCTGGTACGCCCGGCTGGAGACCGGCCCCGGCTACGAGGTCTGGCTGCTCAGCTGGCTCCCCGGCCAGAGCAGCGGCTTCCACGACCACGGCGAGTCCAACGGCGTCATGACCGTCGTCCGCGGCGAGCTCGTCGAGCGCTCGCTCACCCACGCGGGCGAGGGGGCCCGGACACTGCGGCCCGGCGGGCAGCGGGTCTTCTCCTCCGGCTACCTGCACGAGGTGGTCAACGGCGCGCTGGAGCCGGCCGTCTCCATCCACCTGTACACCCCCGGCCTGACCGAGATGAACCAGTACGGCGGCGCCGCCGTCCCCGAGCAGCACCCCGAGCAGCACCCGCAGGAGCAGGCCGAGGCCCACTGA
- a CDS encoding type II toxin-antitoxin system Phd/YefM family antitoxin, which produces MADSLSIREARAHLAEVVDRAEAGEVTVITRKGERVGAVVPIEILDAIEEAADELAAREAMQHRDDPTVSMAELLADLFASPPGSAGSAA; this is translated from the coding sequence ATGGCCGATTCGCTGAGTATCCGTGAAGCCCGCGCCCATCTCGCCGAGGTCGTCGACAGGGCCGAGGCCGGTGAGGTCACCGTGATCACCCGCAAAGGTGAGCGAGTCGGTGCGGTGGTGCCGATCGAGATCCTCGACGCCATAGAGGAAGCGGCGGACGAGCTCGCCGCGAGAGAGGCGATGCAGCACCGGGACGATCCGACCGTCAGCATGGCCGAGTTGCTGGCCGACCTCTTCGCGTCGCCGCCCGGCTCGGCTGGGAGCGCCGCGTGA
- a CDS encoding WhiB family transcriptional regulator, which produces MSELFELLIGDGIEEEEELGWQERALCAQTDPESFFPEKGGSTREAKKVCLACEVRSECLEYALANDERFGIWGGLSERERRRLKKSAV; this is translated from the coding sequence ATGAGCGAGCTCTTTGAGCTGTTGATCGGTGACGGCATCGAAGAGGAAGAGGAACTCGGCTGGCAGGAGCGCGCGCTGTGCGCCCAGACCGACCCCGAGTCCTTCTTCCCGGAGAAGGGCGGCTCCACCCGCGAGGCCAAGAAGGTCTGCCTCGCCTGTGAGGTCCGCTCCGAGTGCCTGGAGTACGCCCTGGCCAACGACGAGCGTTTCGGCATCTGGGGCGGCCTCTCCGAGCGTGAGCGCCGTCGGCTCAAGAAGAGCGCCGTCTGA
- a CDS encoding coenzyme F420-0:L-glutamate ligase → MTLHVLPVTGLPEIDADADLAGLIAKAAAYEDGDILLVTSKVISKAEGRLLHATDREAAIDAETVRVVARRGTIRIVENRNGLVMAAAGVDASNTAPGTVLLLPEDPDASARALRARLQQLTGRRLAVVVTDTFGRPWRNGLTDVAIGAAGLAVLEDHRGRTDSHGNELALTVTATADELAAAADLVKGKSTGTPVAVVRGLGHLVTAEDGGGVRPLLRPADEDMFRLGTSEAIRQAVTQRRTVRAFTAEPVDPGAVRRAVAAAVTAPAPHHTTPWRFVLLETPGVRTALLDAMLAAWRRDLAGLDGWDEERIARRTARGDVLRAAPYLVVPCLVMDGSHDYPDPRRSTAEREMFTVAIGAAVQNLLVTLAGEGYGSAWVSSTMFCRDTVREVLDLPGHWDPMGAVAVGRPAETPRTRPERTADAFIEVR, encoded by the coding sequence ATGACCCTGCACGTCCTCCCCGTCACCGGGCTGCCCGAGATCGACGCCGACGCCGACCTCGCCGGGCTCATCGCCAAGGCCGCCGCGTACGAGGACGGCGACATCCTGCTCGTCACCTCCAAGGTGATCAGCAAGGCCGAGGGCCGACTGCTGCACGCCACCGACCGCGAGGCCGCGATCGACGCCGAGACCGTCCGGGTGGTCGCCCGGCGCGGCACCATCCGGATCGTCGAGAACCGCAACGGCCTGGTCATGGCCGCCGCCGGCGTCGACGCCTCCAACACCGCCCCCGGCACCGTCCTGCTGCTCCCCGAGGACCCGGACGCCTCGGCCCGCGCCCTGCGCGCCCGCCTCCAGCAGCTGACCGGCCGCCGGCTCGCCGTCGTCGTCACCGACACCTTCGGCCGCCCCTGGCGCAACGGCCTCACCGACGTCGCCATCGGCGCCGCCGGGCTGGCCGTCCTGGAGGACCACCGGGGCCGCACCGACTCGCACGGCAACGAGCTGGCCCTCACCGTCACCGCCACCGCCGACGAACTCGCCGCCGCCGCGGACCTGGTCAAGGGCAAGTCCACCGGCACCCCGGTCGCCGTGGTCCGCGGCCTCGGCCACCTCGTCACCGCCGAGGACGGCGGGGGCGTCCGGCCGCTGCTGCGCCCCGCCGACGAGGACATGTTCCGACTCGGCACCTCGGAGGCGATCCGGCAGGCCGTCACCCAGCGGCGCACCGTCCGCGCCTTCACCGCGGAGCCGGTCGACCCGGGCGCCGTCCGGCGCGCCGTCGCGGCCGCGGTCACCGCGCCCGCGCCGCACCACACCACGCCCTGGCGGTTCGTCCTGCTGGAGACCCCCGGCGTGCGGACCGCGCTGCTGGACGCGATGCTCGCCGCCTGGCGCCGCGACCTCGCCGGACTCGACGGCTGGGACGAGGAGAGGATCGCCCGCCGCACCGCCCGCGGCGACGTCCTGCGCGCCGCGCCCTACCTGGTCGTCCCCTGCCTGGTGATGGACGGCTCCCACGACTACCCCGACCCACGCCGCTCCACCGCCGAGCGCGAGATGTTCACCGTCGCGATCGGCGCCGCCGTGCAGAACCTCCTGGTCACCCTCGCCGGCGAGGGCTACGGCTCGGCCTGGGTCTCCTCCACCATGTTCTGCCGCGACACCGTCCGCGAGGTGCTGGACCTCCCCGGGCACTGGGACCCGATGGGCGCCGTCGCCGTCGGCCGCCCCGCCGAGACCCCGCGCACCCGCCCGGAGCGCACCGCCGACGCCTTCATCGAGGTGCGGTAG
- a CDS encoding glycosyltransferase family 2 protein: MTVYSHQSGLSASRPPAYPRHLVTAVIVSHDGARWLPQALAGLLGQDRQVQRVLAVDTGSTDDSPRLLADTLADWLPESGPVILGRRAGFGTAVAEAVFNSPPLRPEDLPYRLDPSGYDPVTGGWDDFGDPLGQDDDLGRGGPRETQPIEWLWLLHDDCEPQTDALRRLLQVADSTPSAAVVGPKLRSWYDRRQLLEVGVSIARSGRRWTGLDRREQDQGQHDQVRPVLAVSSAGMLVRRDVFEELGGFDRALPLMRDDADFCWRVNAAGHRVVVAPDAVLRHAEAASRERRAIDCGPAHPHRMDKAGAVYTLLANSRGLLFPYVLLRLVLGTVLRVVANLLGKDPKQAFDELAGLGHELVRFPRLLAARKRRARARAADALDDRTLFPAPGATARLAVEGVVGSLGIGGGDDSGAGRHGSVEAGPGDEDAEDLVVEQFTLLKKLARRPAPVLFAALLVFALAACRDLFGAGDLFGGALLPATDGAAGLWAMYADAWHPVGTGSTAAAPPYLGVLSVLSWLLFDHADLAVTVLVVLAVPLSAVSAYLVSRPLIDSKLVRAWASATYALLPAATGALAQGRIGTAVLAVLLPPLARAAAIGAGLGIRAESAAKGARPGWRPVWMTVLLLTLATAFVPLAWALAVPLCLAMLVIAVVRGGAFGSGTAALRLLGLRVLVILAVPVAVLAPWSFQVLSHPQWLLLEAGLPGLHGAGPSAAGLLMVNPGGAGVPPVWLSAGVVLAALAALLRADRRRAVLAAWGAAGAGLVFAVAVAGTSVTPASGGPDVPAWSGPATLLAGIALLAAAAIGADGANARVAGIAFGWRQPVAALVVAAAVLAPLGTGLWWAVTGADGPLHRARAAQVPAFIAEQAGTTDRSRTLVVTGDPKGGSVGYTVVRGAGLTLGQAESTVDPATGTTAGLDKTVGSLLAGSGADQADALSRYGIAYVLVDQPLIGAFKDVLDTTPGLVKANQDGGAALWQVDGTPATRALITAPGSLPVVVPSGERDLATTVPAGPEGRVLRLAEAAGPEWRATLDGTALEATTVDGWAQGFKLPAGGGKLAVTREGSLLHTGWIWAQLLLGLTVLVLALPGRRSHKDDDLPEDVVAAAALAAAAQAQAPAPGSRRARRMAERGEGAEGEGPENGDPDGGVYEGRPGAIPAQAVGEPPVGAVQAAAAAQEAEQYADPYQAYQQADPYSYDPYAAQQPAAAPYGAGAGYGQDGGYQPQAYPQGTGYDPYQQQDQQDPQYGYDQYQQPQQDQQPWVPGQPQAEAYYDPNSPTDPNDPHGPGRYPHHHGSGS, encoded by the coding sequence ATGACCGTCTACAGCCACCAGAGCGGACTCTCCGCCAGCAGGCCGCCCGCCTATCCGCGCCACCTGGTCACCGCCGTGATCGTCTCGCACGACGGCGCCCGCTGGCTGCCGCAGGCCCTCGCCGGCCTGCTCGGCCAGGACCGCCAGGTCCAGCGCGTCCTCGCCGTCGACACCGGCTCCACCGACGACTCTCCGCGACTGCTCGCCGACACCCTCGCCGACTGGCTCCCGGAGAGCGGCCCCGTCATCCTCGGCCGGCGGGCCGGCTTCGGCACCGCCGTCGCCGAGGCCGTCTTCAACAGCCCGCCGCTGCGGCCCGAGGACCTGCCCTACCGCCTCGACCCCTCCGGCTACGACCCGGTCACCGGCGGCTGGGACGACTTCGGCGACCCGCTCGGCCAGGACGACGACCTCGGCCGGGGCGGCCCCCGGGAGACCCAGCCGATCGAATGGCTCTGGCTGCTGCACGACGACTGCGAGCCGCAGACCGACGCGCTGCGCCGCCTCCTCCAGGTCGCCGACTCCACCCCCAGCGCCGCCGTGGTCGGCCCCAAGCTGCGCAGCTGGTACGACCGCCGCCAGCTGCTGGAGGTCGGCGTCAGCATCGCCCGCTCCGGCCGCCGCTGGACCGGCCTCGACCGCCGCGAGCAGGACCAGGGCCAGCACGACCAGGTCCGCCCGGTGCTCGCCGTCTCCTCCGCCGGCATGCTGGTGCGCCGCGACGTCTTCGAGGAGCTCGGCGGCTTCGACCGGGCCCTGCCGCTGATGCGCGACGACGCCGACTTCTGCTGGCGCGTCAACGCCGCCGGCCACCGCGTCGTGGTCGCCCCCGACGCCGTGCTGCGGCACGCCGAGGCCGCCAGCCGCGAGCGCCGCGCCATCGACTGCGGCCCCGCCCACCCGCACCGGATGGACAAGGCGGGCGCGGTCTACACCCTGCTCGCCAACTCCCGGGGCCTGCTCTTCCCCTACGTCCTGCTCCGGCTGGTGCTCGGCACCGTGCTGCGGGTGGTCGCCAACCTGCTCGGCAAGGACCCGAAGCAGGCCTTCGACGAACTGGCCGGCCTCGGCCACGAACTGGTCCGCTTCCCCCGCCTGCTGGCCGCCCGCAAGCGCCGGGCCCGCGCCCGCGCCGCCGACGCCCTGGACGACCGGACGCTCTTCCCCGCGCCCGGCGCCACCGCCCGCCTCGCGGTCGAGGGCGTGGTCGGCTCGCTCGGCATAGGGGGAGGGGACGACTCCGGAGCCGGCCGGCACGGCTCCGTCGAGGCCGGGCCCGGCGACGAGGACGCCGAGGACCTGGTCGTCGAGCAGTTCACCCTGCTCAAGAAGCTGGCACGGCGCCCCGCCCCGGTGCTGTTCGCCGCCCTGCTGGTGTTCGCCCTGGCCGCCTGCCGCGACCTGTTCGGCGCCGGCGACCTGTTCGGCGGCGCCCTGCTGCCCGCCACCGACGGCGCCGCCGGCCTCTGGGCGATGTACGCCGACGCCTGGCACCCGGTCGGCACCGGCTCCACCGCCGCCGCACCGCCCTACCTCGGGGTGCTGTCCGTCCTCTCCTGGCTGCTCTTCGACCACGCCGACCTCGCGGTCACCGTGCTGGTCGTCCTCGCGGTGCCGCTCTCCGCGGTCAGCGCCTACCTGGTATCCCGGCCGCTGATCGACTCCAAGCTGGTCCGCGCCTGGGCCAGCGCCACCTACGCCCTGCTGCCCGCCGCCACCGGCGCGCTCGCACAGGGCCGGATCGGCACCGCCGTCCTCGCCGTGCTGCTGCCGCCGCTGGCCCGTGCCGCGGCGATCGGCGCCGGCCTCGGCATCCGCGCCGAGAGCGCCGCCAAGGGCGCCCGGCCGGGCTGGCGCCCGGTCTGGATGACCGTCCTGCTGCTCACCCTGGCCACCGCGTTCGTCCCGCTGGCCTGGGCCCTGGCCGTCCCGCTCTGCCTGGCCATGCTGGTCATCGCGGTGGTCCGCGGCGGCGCCTTCGGCTCCGGCACCGCCGCGCTGCGGCTGCTCGGCCTGCGCGTCCTGGTGATCCTCGCGGTGCCGGTGGCGGTCCTCGCCCCCTGGTCGTTCCAGGTGCTGTCGCACCCCCAGTGGCTGCTGCTGGAGGCCGGTCTGCCCGGTCTGCACGGCGCCGGCCCGTCCGCGGCCGGTCTGCTCATGGTCAACCCGGGCGGCGCCGGGGTGCCGCCGGTCTGGCTCTCCGCCGGCGTGGTGCTCGCCGCGCTGGCCGCCCTCCTGCGGGCCGACCGCCGCCGCGCGGTGCTCGCCGCCTGGGGCGCCGCCGGGGCCGGACTGGTCTTCGCGGTCGCGGTGGCCGGCACCTCGGTCACCCCGGCCTCCGGCGGCCCGGACGTGCCCGCCTGGTCCGGCCCGGCCACCCTGCTGGCCGGCATCGCCCTGCTCGCCGCCGCCGCGATCGGCGCCGACGGCGCCAACGCCCGGGTGGCCGGCATCGCCTTCGGCTGGCGCCAGCCGGTCGCCGCCCTGGTGGTGGCGGCCGCGGTGCTCGCGCCGCTCGGCACCGGTCTCTGGTGGGCGGTCACCGGCGCCGACGGCCCGCTGCACCGGGCCCGCGCCGCCCAGGTCCCCGCCTTCATCGCGGAGCAGGCCGGCACCACCGACCGCTCCCGCACCCTGGTCGTCACCGGCGACCCGAAGGGCGGCTCGGTCGGCTACACCGTGGTCCGCGGCGCCGGGCTGACGCTCGGCCAGGCCGAGTCCACCGTCGACCCGGCCACCGGCACCACCGCGGGCCTGGACAAGACGGTCGGCAGCCTGCTGGCCGGCTCCGGCGCCGACCAGGCCGACGCGCTCTCCCGCTACGGCATCGCCTACGTGCTGGTCGACCAGCCGCTGATCGGCGCCTTCAAGGACGTCCTCGACACCACCCCCGGGCTGGTCAAGGCCAACCAGGACGGCGGCGCCGCGCTCTGGCAGGTCGACGGCACCCCGGCGACCCGCGCCCTGATCACCGCACCGGGCAGCCTCCCGGTGGTGGTCCCGTCCGGCGAGCGCGACCTCGCCACCACCGTCCCGGCCGGGCCCGAAGGCCGGGTGCTCCGCCTCGCGGAGGCCGCCGGCCCCGAGTGGCGGGCCACCCTGGACGGCACCGCGCTGGAGGCGACCACCGTCGACGGCTGGGCGCAGGGCTTCAAGCTCCCGGCGGGCGGCGGCAAGCTGGCCGTCACCCGGGAGGGCAGCCTGCTGCACACCGGCTGGATCTGGGCCCAGCTGCTGCTCGGCCTGACCGTCCTGGTGCTGGCCCTGCCGGGCCGGCGCAGCCACAAGGACGACGACCTCCCCGAGGACGTGGTCGCGGCCGCCGCGCTCGCCGCCGCGGCCCAGGCGCAGGCCCCCGCCCCCGGCAGCCGCCGGGCCCGCCGGATGGCCGAGCGCGGCGAGGGCGCCGAGGGCGAGGGCCCGGAGAACGGCGACCCGGACGGCGGCGTGTACGAGGGCCGGCCGGGCGCGATCCCGGCCCAGGCCGTCGGCGAGCCGCCGGTCGGCGCGGTCCAGGCGGCCGCCGCCGCCCAGGAGGCCGAGCAGTACGCCGACCCGTACCAGGCCTACCAGCAGGCCGACCCGTACAGCTACGACCCCTACGCCGCGCAGCAGCCGGCGGCCGCGCCGTACGGCGCGGGAGCGGGATACGGGCAGGACGGCGGCTACCAGCCGCAGGCCTACCCGCAGGGCACCGGCTACGACCCGTACCAGCAGCAGGACCAGCAGGACCCGCAGTACGGCTACGACCAGTACCAGCAGCCGCAGCAGGACCAGCAGCCGTGGGTGCCGGGGCAGCCGCAGGCCGAGGCCTACTACGACCCGAACAGCCCGACCGACCCGAACGATCCGCACGGACCGGGCCGCTACCCGCACCACCACGGATCGGGGAGCTGA
- the cofD gene encoding 2-phospho-L-lactate transferase codes for MRIVALAGGIGGARFLRGLREAIGPEDEITVIGNTGDDIHLYGLKVCPDLDTVMYTLGGGIHEEQGWGRTDETWSIKAEMKEYGVGPEWFGLGDRDFATHLVRSQMLTAGYTLSQVTEALCVRWRPGVRLLPMSDDRVETHVRITDEQGTRAIHFQEYWVRLHAAVTAEAIVPVGADTAKPAPGVLEAIAEADVILLPPSNPVVSIGTILAVPGIRAAVAAAPAPVVGLSPIIGGAPVRGMADKVLAAVGVEATAEAVALDYGSRAAQRSGTGGGAGARPGLLDGWLVDTADEAAVAVVEAGGIACRAVPLLMTDVAATAEMARAALALAEQVRA; via the coding sequence ATGCGCATCGTGGCACTGGCAGGCGGGATCGGCGGAGCGCGTTTCCTGCGCGGACTCCGGGAGGCCATCGGTCCCGAGGACGAGATCACCGTCATCGGCAACACCGGTGACGACATCCACCTCTACGGGCTGAAGGTCTGCCCCGACCTCGACACCGTGATGTACACCCTCGGCGGCGGCATCCACGAGGAACAGGGCTGGGGCCGCACCGACGAGACCTGGTCGATCAAGGCCGAGATGAAGGAGTACGGCGTCGGCCCCGAGTGGTTCGGGCTCGGCGACCGCGACTTCGCCACCCACCTCGTCCGCAGCCAGATGCTCACCGCCGGATACACCCTCAGCCAGGTCACCGAGGCGCTCTGCGTCCGCTGGCGGCCCGGCGTGCGACTGCTGCCGATGAGCGACGACCGGGTCGAGACCCACGTCAGGATCACCGACGAGCAGGGCACCCGGGCGATCCACTTCCAGGAGTACTGGGTCAGGCTGCACGCCGCCGTCACCGCCGAGGCGATCGTCCCGGTCGGCGCCGACACCGCCAAGCCCGCCCCCGGCGTGCTGGAGGCCATCGCCGAAGCCGACGTCATCCTCCTCCCGCCGTCCAACCCGGTCGTCTCGATCGGCACCATCCTCGCCGTGCCCGGCATCCGGGCCGCCGTGGCCGCCGCACCCGCGCCCGTCGTCGGACTCTCCCCGATCATCGGCGGCGCACCCGTCCGCGGCATGGCCGACAAGGTGCTCGCCGCCGTCGGCGTCGAGGCCACCGCCGAGGCCGTCGCGCTCGACTACGGCAGCCGGGCGGCGCAGCGCAGCGGCACCGGCGGGGGCGCCGGCGCGCGGCCCGGACTGCTCGACGGCTGGCTGGTCGACACCGCCGACGAGGCCGCCGTCGCCGTCGTCGAGGCCGGCGGCATCGCCTGCCGGGCCGTCCCGCTGCTGATGACCGACGTCGCCGCCACCGCCGAGATGGCCCGCGCCGCCCTCGCGCTCGCCGAGCAGGTGCGCGCATGA